One Natrinema marinum genomic window carries:
- a CDS encoding DUF5806 family protein: MDEDGPNAARLDGDADSATHTESADDAAPDDSGASGPVDADGGSMPSVPDPEPQDDDVPEDVRKYARFKKMDGAQYDRVNEFLRDRTYITAREWAIARLCSDFRTETGVEMTKIGENLPELVPFMTDTYTPQAVNQARSSFEEKVRTAGATFLYGAMCDFFTAEELDDVMYEATEVAKFLLEVEGVDLSVEDELEAEERISSVMREVREASEELRERDAE, translated from the coding sequence ATGGACGAGGACGGACCGAACGCGGCTCGACTCGACGGTGACGCGGACTCGGCGACACACACCGAAAGCGCTGACGACGCCGCTCCCGACGACTCGGGTGCGAGCGGCCCCGTGGACGCTGACGGCGGATCGATGCCGAGCGTTCCGGATCCGGAACCGCAGGACGACGACGTGCCGGAAGACGTCCGAAAGTACGCCCGATTCAAGAAGATGGACGGCGCGCAGTACGACCGGGTCAACGAGTTCCTGCGCGACCGGACTTACATCACCGCCCGCGAGTGGGCCATCGCGCGGCTCTGTTCGGACTTCCGGACCGAGACCGGCGTCGAGATGACGAAGATCGGCGAGAACCTGCCCGAACTCGTCCCGTTTATGACCGACACCTACACGCCGCAGGCGGTCAATCAGGCCCGTTCTTCCTTCGAAGAGAAGGTCCGCACGGCCGGCGCGACGTTCCTCTATGGCGCGATGTGTGACTTCTTCACCGCCGAGGAACTCGACGACGTGATGTACGAGGCCACCGAGGTCGCCAAGTTCCTCCTCGAGGTCGAGGGCGTCGACCTCTCCGTCGAGGACGAACTCGAGGCCGAAGAGCGCATCTCGAGCGTGATGCGCGAGGTCCGCGAGGCCAGCGAGGAACTCCGCGAGCGGGACGCGGAGTAG
- a CDS encoding aldehyde dehydrogenase family protein: protein MTDLPLEPENGWNSLYLAGEWADAGDRDAISDANPYTREELTTVPAGTEADVDAAYEAAAEAQAEWATQPPQARSGVISAAIQYVDDHREEIAELLTVESGSTRVKCEAEIQTARGMMQQAASYPFRMDGQHSDSITPGKENIAQRVPVGVVGVISPWNFPLHLSMRAVAPAIAAGNAVVLKPASSTPITGGLLLARIFEAAGAPEGIINVVTGRGSDIGDAVAGHETPRVIAFTGSTEIGQRVAEKAAGNCALPALELGGNNVHVVTENADLERAVDGGTFGSFLHQGQICISINRHLVHEDVYDDYVDALADRAASLPTGDPRNEETVVGPIIDESQRDQIVDYVEESADQGATVAAGGDHDGLVVEATVLADADNDMAAACNEHFGPVAPVIPYSSDEEAIELANDTIHGLSGSVHSEDLEQARVIADGIETGMIHINDQPVNDEPHVPFGGMKQSGVGRYNGDQILEEVTTTKWISVQHEPREYPF from the coding sequence ATGACCGACCTGCCTCTAGAACCCGAGAACGGCTGGAACTCGCTGTATCTCGCCGGCGAGTGGGCTGACGCCGGCGACCGAGACGCGATCAGCGACGCAAACCCCTACACGCGCGAGGAGCTCACGACCGTCCCGGCGGGCACCGAAGCGGACGTCGACGCGGCCTACGAGGCCGCGGCCGAGGCACAGGCGGAGTGGGCAACACAGCCGCCACAGGCCCGATCGGGCGTGATCAGCGCCGCGATCCAGTACGTGGACGACCACCGCGAGGAGATCGCCGAGTTGCTGACCGTCGAGAGCGGCAGCACGCGGGTCAAGTGCGAAGCCGAGATTCAGACCGCCCGCGGGATGATGCAACAGGCCGCGAGCTACCCGTTCCGCATGGACGGCCAGCACTCGGACTCGATCACGCCGGGGAAAGAGAACATCGCGCAACGAGTTCCCGTCGGCGTCGTCGGCGTCATCTCGCCGTGGAACTTTCCGCTACACCTCTCGATGCGCGCCGTCGCGCCCGCGATCGCGGCCGGCAACGCCGTGGTCCTCAAACCCGCCTCGAGCACGCCGATCACCGGCGGGCTCTTGCTTGCGCGGATATTCGAAGCGGCCGGCGCGCCGGAGGGCATTATCAACGTCGTCACCGGCCGCGGCTCCGACATCGGCGACGCGGTCGCCGGGCACGAGACGCCGCGGGTCATCGCCTTCACCGGCTCGACCGAGATCGGTCAGCGCGTCGCCGAGAAGGCCGCCGGCAACTGCGCGCTGCCGGCCCTCGAGCTCGGCGGCAACAACGTCCACGTCGTCACCGAGAACGCCGACCTCGAGCGGGCCGTCGACGGCGGGACGTTCGGCTCGTTCCTCCACCAGGGCCAGATCTGCATCTCGATCAACCGCCATCTGGTCCACGAGGACGTCTACGACGACTACGTCGACGCGCTGGCCGACCGGGCCGCCTCGCTGCCGACCGGCGACCCGCGCAACGAGGAGACGGTCGTCGGCCCCATCATCGACGAGAGCCAGCGCGATCAGATCGTCGACTACGTCGAGGAATCGGCCGACCAGGGCGCGACCGTCGCGGCCGGCGGCGACCACGACGGCCTCGTCGTCGAGGCCACGGTCCTCGCCGACGCCGACAACGACATGGCCGCGGCCTGCAACGAACACTTCGGCCCCGTCGCGCCCGTGATCCCGTACTCGAGCGACGAGGAGGCGATCGAACTCGCCAACGACACGATCCACGGCCTCTCGGGCTCGGTCCACAGCGAGGACTTAGAGCAGGCCCGCGTGATCGCGGACGGGATCGAGACGGGAATGATCCACATCAACGACCAGCCGGTCAACGACGAGCCCCACGTCCCCTTCGGCGGGATGAAACAGTCCGGCGTGGGCCGGTACAACGGCGACCAGATCTTGGAGGAAGTGACGACGACGAAGTGGATCTCGGTCCAACACGAGCCCCGCGAGTACCCGTTCTGA
- a CDS encoding oxidoreductase, producing the protein MGWTADDVPDQYGRTIAITGANSGIGLEATRELARNGATVIMACRSTERGEEAANDVRGDIPDADLRVEECDLGDLDSVRAFADRLGDEPIDVLINNAGVMAIPRSETEDGFETQFGVNHLGHFALTGLLLENLHLNEEPDSRIVTVSSGVHERGRIDFDDLQSEVSYDKWGAYAQSKLANVLFAYELERRLLTADAHAKSMAVHPGYANTQLQFRGPEQSGSRLRKAAMKVTNTVLAQSAEMGALPTLYAATATDAEGGAYYGPGGFQNMRGTPERQASSDRSYDEETARRLWRVSSELTGVTYDLPEPKEEVPA; encoded by the coding sequence ATGGGCTGGACAGCCGACGATGTTCCCGACCAGTACGGACGCACGATCGCCATCACGGGCGCGAACAGCGGCATCGGTCTCGAGGCGACCCGCGAACTCGCACGCAACGGCGCGACGGTGATCATGGCCTGTCGAAGCACGGAGCGCGGCGAGGAGGCCGCCAACGACGTTCGCGGCGACATCCCCGACGCCGACCTCCGCGTCGAGGAGTGTGATCTGGGCGATCTCGACTCCGTTCGCGCCTTCGCAGACCGCCTCGGCGACGAGCCGATCGACGTGCTCATCAACAACGCCGGAGTGATGGCGATCCCCCGCTCGGAAACCGAAGACGGCTTCGAGACCCAGTTCGGCGTCAACCACCTCGGGCACTTCGCGCTCACCGGTCTCCTGCTCGAGAACCTGCACCTCAACGAGGAACCCGACTCGCGGATCGTCACCGTCTCGAGCGGCGTCCACGAGCGCGGCCGGATCGACTTCGACGATCTCCAGAGCGAGGTGTCCTACGACAAGTGGGGTGCCTACGCCCAGTCGAAGCTGGCGAACGTCCTCTTCGCCTACGAACTCGAGCGGCGATTGCTCACCGCGGACGCCCACGCGAAGAGCATGGCAGTGCATCCGGGCTACGCGAACACCCAGTTGCAGTTCCGCGGCCCCGAACAGAGCGGCAGCCGGCTCCGAAAGGCCGCGATGAAGGTGACGAACACCGTCCTCGCGCAGTCGGCCGAGATGGGCGCGCTGCCGACGCTGTACGCCGCGACCGCGACCGACGCCGAGGGCGGCGCATACTACGGCCCCGGCGGCTTCCAGAACATGCGCGGCACCCCCGAGCGACAGGCCTCCTCGGATCGCTCCTACGACGAGGAGACGGCCCGTCGGCTGTGGCGAGTCTCGAGCGAGTTGACCGGCGTCACGTACGATCTGCCGGAGCCGAAAGAGGAGGTGCCGGCGTAA
- a CDS encoding TraB domain-containing protein, protein MTATGTITLVPSVHFSAVHRRRVRETIREIDPDLVAVELDETRFERLEDRDRPESTELAHELPPPAAATYATLRAIQRTVVRLYGLEPEQTDMETAVETAAELDRDVALIDEPIAETVTEISRRLGPETLPKLIIRTWAMGPEQYATQFEMLSLPLDDVRDGDDVQPAIDHLRHLLPEVADVLIDRRDRAMAERLHVLRREGYDVVAVIGAGHHNGVERGLADLESEELDRDAVSATTVPIRAPARSVTRIPIQ, encoded by the coding sequence ATGACAGCTACCGGCACCATCACCCTCGTCCCGAGCGTCCACTTCTCGGCGGTCCATCGCCGCCGAGTGCGGGAGACGATCCGCGAAATCGATCCCGACCTCGTCGCCGTCGAACTCGACGAGACGCGATTCGAGCGGCTCGAGGATCGCGACCGGCCGGAATCGACCGAACTGGCCCACGAGCTACCGCCGCCGGCCGCGGCGACCTACGCCACCCTGCGGGCGATCCAGCGGACGGTCGTCCGGCTGTACGGGCTCGAGCCCGAACAGACGGATATGGAGACGGCCGTCGAGACCGCCGCCGAACTCGACCGCGACGTGGCGCTCATCGACGAGCCGATCGCCGAGACCGTCACCGAAATCTCGCGCCGGCTGGGCCCGGAGACGCTCCCGAAGCTGATTATCCGCACGTGGGCGATGGGGCCCGAGCAGTACGCGACCCAGTTCGAGATGCTGTCGCTGCCGCTCGACGACGTTCGAGATGGCGACGACGTACAGCCGGCGATCGATCACCTGCGGCACCTCCTCCCCGAAGTCGCCGACGTGCTGATCGACCGGCGCGACCGCGCGATGGCCGAACGGCTCCACGTGCTTCGTCGAGAGGGCTACGACGTGGTCGCGGTGATCGGCGCGGGCCACCACAACGGGGTCGAGCGAGGGCTGGCCGACCTCGAGTCGGAGGAGTTGGACAGAGACGCAGTATCGGCCACGACGGTGCCGATCAGAGCGCCCGCTCGATCGGTGACCCGGATCCCGATACAGTAA
- a CDS encoding MFS transporter has product MSRDRLFASLCGFVFLINLARIVFAPLLDVFIAEFGITEATAGLIATLVWVGSASLRLPTGWLLTRVPRHRIVLGSGVVLALSSAIAATATTVRHLMAGAFLMGIASGIYFVSANPLLSELYPARVGRVMGIHGASSQIAAVIAAPFVALALVVDWRLSLWAIAAGAAVITAVTWIAAKRTDLPDAGAADRDFVAGALSEWRIIATALAIVGAAVFVWQGVFNFYELYMQWKGLSDRTAGALLTLVFAAGVPAFFVGGDLADRLPQVPYLLGIVGAFAAALLALTAVEGLFAIAAVTAVLGFVVHALFPATDTYLLDTLPDSTRASAYAVFSSVWMLTQALGSSAVGFFLERGYTYDAVFAGAALCLGATIVVLAALERAGRLPS; this is encoded by the coding sequence GTGTCCCGCGACCGACTCTTTGCCTCCCTCTGCGGCTTCGTCTTTCTCATCAATCTCGCCAGAATCGTCTTCGCGCCGCTGTTGGACGTCTTCATCGCCGAGTTCGGGATCACCGAGGCGACCGCCGGCCTCATCGCGACGCTCGTCTGGGTCGGGAGCGCCTCTCTCCGACTTCCCACCGGCTGGCTGCTCACGCGAGTCCCCCGACACCGAATCGTGCTCGGCTCCGGCGTCGTGCTCGCGCTCTCGAGTGCCATCGCCGCGACCGCGACCACGGTCCGCCACCTCATGGCCGGGGCCTTCCTCATGGGCATCGCCTCCGGGATCTACTTCGTCTCGGCGAACCCGCTCCTGAGCGAGCTCTACCCGGCCCGCGTCGGCCGCGTCATGGGGATCCACGGGGCCTCGAGCCAGATCGCCGCGGTGATCGCCGCGCCGTTCGTCGCGCTCGCGCTCGTCGTCGACTGGCGGCTCTCGCTGTGGGCGATCGCCGCGGGTGCGGCGGTCATTACGGCCGTAACGTGGATCGCCGCGAAGCGGACCGACCTGCCGGACGCCGGCGCGGCAGATCGCGACTTCGTCGCCGGGGCGCTCTCGGAGTGGCGGATCATCGCGACGGCGCTGGCGATCGTCGGCGCGGCCGTGTTCGTCTGGCAGGGCGTGTTCAACTTCTACGAACTCTATATGCAATGGAAAGGGCTCTCGGACCGGACCGCGGGCGCGTTGCTCACGCTCGTCTTCGCCGCCGGCGTCCCCGCCTTTTTCGTCGGTGGCGATCTCGCCGATCGGCTCCCACAGGTCCCCTACCTGCTCGGCATCGTCGGCGCGTTCGCCGCGGCGCTTCTGGCGCTGACCGCCGTCGAGGGCCTGTTCGCGATCGCCGCCGTCACCGCGGTCCTCGGCTTCGTCGTCCACGCGCTGTTCCCGGCCACCGACACCTACCTCCTCGATACCCTCCCCGATTCGACCCGAGCCAGCGCCTACGCCGTCTTCAGCTCCGTCTGGATGCTGACGCAAGCGCTCGGCTCGTCCGCGGTCGGCTTCTTCCTCGAGCGCGGCTACACTTACGATGCGGTGTTCGCCGGTGCCGCGCTGTGTCTCGGCGCGACGATCGTCGTTCTGGCCGCGCTCGAGCGGGCGGGGCGACTCCCGAGTTAG
- a CDS encoding ferredoxin: MSDDDGIQRASDVGSSDAPPVEEKPYKIIFEANKCFGAGKCAEVSANWEMSIASGMAQPNEYFFGEEDLEHNVRAAEVCPAKKDDGCIHVVDRRTDEEIAPDPHGDGTLSVDW; encoded by the coding sequence ATGAGCGACGACGACGGCATCCAGCGCGCCAGCGATGTCGGCTCCAGCGACGCGCCGCCGGTCGAGGAGAAGCCCTACAAGATCATCTTCGAGGCCAACAAGTGCTTCGGCGCGGGCAAGTGCGCCGAGGTCAGCGCCAACTGGGAGATGTCCATCGCCTCGGGCATGGCCCAGCCCAACGAGTACTTCTTCGGCGAGGAGGATCTCGAGCACAACGTCCGTGCGGCCGAGGTCTGTCCCGCGAAGAAAGACGACGGCTGCATCCACGTCGTCGACCGCCGGACCGACGAAGAGATCGCGCCCGATCCCCACGGCGACGGCACGTTGAGCGTCGACTGGTAG
- a CDS encoding thiolase family protein, whose protein sequence is MSQTPVVVKAVRTPQGKEDGVYADVRSEELSVPLINEILAETSLSGEEIDDLMWGCAQQRGEQDNNLARVIALLSELGESVPATTINRWCASSMQSVISASDAIAAGNRDAIIAGGVESMSRVPMGGGFEDISPRLAEMYDLGDLQMGMTAEKVAEEYGVSREEQDEYAARSQQRAVEATESGRFDDEIVPIETEDGTVEEDEGLRPGTTAEKLAELPTVFKEDGSVTPGNASQISDGAAALLITSEAFAEEHDLEIMAEVGQNNVAGVDPTVMGIGPVPATKGLLERNGRDIDDYDLVELNEAFASQALYSRDELGIDPEIFNVNGGAIAVGHPLGASGARLPVTLINELQKRGGGRGLATLCVGFGQGAAIEFDVN, encoded by the coding sequence ATGTCACAGACACCGGTCGTAGTGAAGGCGGTCCGGACGCCACAGGGGAAAGAAGACGGCGTGTACGCCGACGTTCGCAGCGAGGAGCTGTCGGTGCCGCTGATCAACGAGATTCTCGCGGAGACCAGTCTCTCCGGCGAGGAGATCGACGACCTGATGTGGGGCTGCGCCCAGCAGCGCGGCGAGCAGGACAACAACCTCGCCCGCGTCATCGCCCTGCTGTCGGAACTCGGCGAGTCGGTCCCGGCGACGACGATCAACCGCTGGTGTGCCTCCTCGATGCAGTCGGTCATCTCCGCGTCGGACGCCATCGCGGCCGGCAACCGCGATGCCATCATCGCCGGCGGCGTCGAGAGCATGAGCCGCGTCCCGATGGGCGGCGGCTTCGAGGACATCAGCCCGCGACTGGCCGAGATGTACGACCTCGGTGATCTCCAGATGGGGATGACCGCCGAGAAGGTCGCCGAAGAGTACGGCGTCAGCCGCGAGGAACAGGACGAGTACGCCGCGCGCAGCCAGCAACGCGCCGTCGAGGCCACCGAATCGGGCCGCTTCGACGACGAGATCGTCCCGATCGAGACCGAAGACGGCACCGTCGAGGAAGACGAGGGCCTGCGTCCCGGCACCACCGCCGAGAAGCTCGCCGAGCTCCCGACGGTGTTCAAAGAGGACGGCTCCGTTACGCCCGGTAACGCCTCCCAGATCTCCGACGGCGCGGCTGCCCTGCTCATCACGAGCGAGGCCTTCGCCGAGGAACACGACCTCGAGATCATGGCCGAGGTCGGCCAGAACAACGTCGCCGGCGTCGACCCCACCGTCATGGGCATCGGCCCGGTCCCGGCCACGAAGGGGCTGCTCGAGCGCAACGGCCGCGACATCGACGACTACGACCTCGTCGAACTCAACGAGGCCTTCGCCAGCCAGGCGCTGTACTCCCGCGACGAGCTCGGCATCGACCCCGAGATCTTCAACGTCAACGGCGGCGCGATCGCCGTGGGTCACCCGCTCGGTGCCTCGGGTGCCCGCCTGCCGGTCACGCTGATCAACGAACTCCAGAAGCGCGGCGGCGGCCGCGGTCTCGCGACGCTCTGTGTCGGCTTCGGCCAGGGTGCGGCGATCGAGTTCGACGTCAACTGA